The DNA window GCCCTTCACTTTGCGTTGTTCGTAGGCCGCTACGTCTTCATTGGCGTCCAGCGCCTCTGGGTTATCCTCCCCGGCCTGCTTTTTGTGAGTGAGGCTATGAAACACCTTCTCAAAGCCTTCGTAGCACAGATAGGCGCCGCCCACCATCAACAGCGGCGTAATTGCCCAAGGGGCGAATGCACTGATCAGTAACGCCAGCGGCACCAGGATCGCCTTGTTGATAAACGACCCTTTGGCCACGCTCCACACCACCGGCAGCTCGCGATCGGCCTTTACCCCGGAAACCTGTTGCGCATTCAGCGCCAGATCGTCCCCCAGTACCCCGGCGGTTTTTTTCGCCGCCATTTTGGTCATCAGCGAGACATCGTCCAGCAGTGAGGCGATATCGTCGATTAACGTCAGTAAGCTACTTCCGGCCAAAGCGGTTCATCCTTTTCATATTCATCGGTTGTCACCTGTTTAGCATAGCGGCAACTGTGCCCAAATATCCATTCTGATGGTCAGGCAGAGGCATTTTATTAGGATCCACAGTCCAAAATCGGACCTCATTCTCGGTGAAGCCTGGCCTCGTTGCTGTTTCAATAGAGGCAGACAAATTACCTGCCCCCTCGTCTGCAGTCAGAACAACACGCCAGACACGATGGGGAAAATTGACTCAGCCCAAAAGAGGAAGACTTATGTTCTGTAAAACAACGATCCGAACGCTGACCCTGATCATTGGCTTGTTGAGCGTTATTGCCACCGCGGCAATGGGATTTGGTTCCGCCGTCGAAACCTATGGCTGGGCGTTCAACCAAGGATACAACCCGGTTCACCTTGAACATTGCCCGATGATTGCCGGCACGGCACTGCTGTTGGCCACTTTCGCGTTCACCCTGTTCAATAGCCGAAGAATGCAATGATCGCGTGGCGAAAACAAAAAAGGTGGGCTATAGATAAACCACCCTAATGAACCAGAATTCAAGGATGTATGATGATAAAAAGAATAGTTTTAATCACTGTCTCGACATTGTTATTTTCATGCCATGTTTTTGCTCAGGACAATGTTATTCCCGGAGTTGAAAAACAATTCATTAATGTCGTGAACAGTGCAGCGACCAAAGCGAACACAACTCATAATAATGTGTATCGCGCTAATACAAAATTAGCTCGTGATAATTCAATCTGCCAAACGCTGAACGGCCAACCCATTAAACAGTGGGTCGGTCAGGTGGAAAGCAGCCAAATTAATGGCCATGAAGATGATTTCATACGGATAAAACTCGCCGACCACATAACCGTTCAATCGGCCAAAATACCGACATCATCAGGTAAGCTGGAGAATACGCTACCGCAAAACATTGCAGCCGAAAAACTTAAAATAGGTGACAAAGTGACCTTTTCCGGAAAATTTTCCCCGGGAACCAATGCCTGTATCTGGGAAACCAGCGTCACTTTGGATGGCGGCTTGTTTAACCCTAACTTTGCCTTCAAGTTCGACAATATTTCCGCAATGCCATAAACACCAACAATATGCCTCGGGTTAATATTGATTTAATTTTTAAATTAATAATAAACCCCGAGGCTTTTATCCTGATCAAACCACATCCCCTGCCGGTACATTAAGCTGCCAGGACAAACCGAATCGATCGTTTAGCCAACCGAAGCGCGCGCTGAAGCCATAATCATCAATCGGCATCAGCACCTTGCCGCCTTCTGCCAGACGGGTGAAAACCCGCTCAAGTTCGGCTTCATTGGCCAGATTAACAAACAGGGATATTGCCGGGGTGAAGCTGAAATCATGGCTGATTGGGCTATCGGTAAATACCAGACTCTGCCGATCAAAGTCGATGAACGCCTGCCTGATCCGCAGTGGCCCATCATTACTGTCATCATAATGTTGCACCTGCTGAACCTTGAAACCGGCGAACAACTCACTATAAAGATCAATAGCCTGTTGGGCATGGGCATTACCCTGGAACATGACAAAAGTGGAAACCTTGCTCATGGGATGCTGTCCTCACGACGATAGAGTATTCATTAATGATAGCGGATGGATTAGCACCGCGGCTCTACCCAAGGTAATTGGAGATGTTGCTGACGGCAAGGACAAGGCGGCTTTAGGGAGAGACGCGGCCTGCAGAAAAACTCCGCAGGCCGCAGAACGGGTTTATTCGGTTTCGTTCTTCGCCAAACGGGCATCTTTCTGACGGCGGTAATCACGGGCCGCCGCGGGGATCGGCGTCACCTTACCGGTTTCGATCCAGGTGCGCAGGCGGTTGGCATCGGCGAAATGGGTGTACTTGCCAAAGGCGTCCAGCACCACCAGCGAGACCGAACGGCTACCGATCATGGTACGCATCGCCAGGCAGTGTCCCGCTTCGTTGGTAAAACCGGTCTTGGTCAACTGGATATTCCATTTCTGGTTATATACCAGATGGTTGGTGTTGCGGAACGGCAGCGTGTAGTTCGGATCCTTAAAACTCGCCATGCGTTCGGTAGTGGTGCTGAGCTGGCCAATCAGCGGATATTGCTTGGTGGCAATCAACAGCTTGGTCAGGTCGCGCGCGGTCGAAACGTTATGAATCGACAGCCCGGTCGGCTCCACGTAACGCGTGTTGGTCATCCCCAGCGATTTGGCTTTGGCATTCATCGCTTTGATAAAGGCGCCGTAACCGCCCGGATAATGATGCGCCAGACTGGCGGCCGCACGGTTTTCCGACGACATCAATGCCAATAGCAGCATATCTTTACGGCTGATTTCACTGTTCAGACGAACGCGCGAGTAGACCCCTTTCATCTCCGGCGTCTGATGTATGTCCACCGACAACATTTCATCCAGCGGCAGATGGGCGTCCAACGTGACCATCGCGGTCATCAGCTTGGTGATCGAAGCAATCGGCACCACTTCATCCGGGTTACGCGCATACATCACCTTGTGGGTCTGCATATCCAC is part of the Serratia quinivorans genome and encodes:
- a CDS encoding 3-demethylubiquinone-9 3-methyltransferase yields the protein MSKVSTFVMFQGNAHAQQAIDLYSELFAGFKVQQVQHYDDSNDGPLRIRQAFIDFDRQSLVFTDSPISHDFSFTPAISLFVNLANEAELERVFTRLAEGGKVLMPIDDYGFSARFGWLNDRFGLSWQLNVPAGDVV
- the pbpG_1 gene encoding D-alanyl-D-alanine endopeptidase precursor, whose protein sequence is MHVKIRVLVLTLLALQAGAGIAPRALASENNAITRAAEPELASGSAMVVDMQTHKVMYARNPDEVVPIASITKLMTAMVTLDAHLPLDEMLSVDIHQTPEMKGVYSRVRLNSEISRKDMLLLALMSSENRAAASLAHHYPGGYGAFIKAMNAKAKSLGMTNTRYVEPTGLSIHNVSTARDLTKLLIATKQYPLIGQLSTTTERMASFKDPNYTLPFRNTNHLVYNQKWNIQLTKTGFTNEAGHCLAMRTMIGSRSVSLVVLDAFGKYTHFADANRLRTWIETGKVTPIPAAARDYRRQKDARLAKNETE